A part of Micromonospora chersina genomic DNA contains:
- a CDS encoding polysaccharide biosynthesis protein: MDREATAAEDAVRPRGRVTHRVATLSLLTLDTAAWCGGFLGAAWTRYEFALTAGAGARVLAVALGCAAVYAVLTLVRLRTHGRHPIGSAGEARGLAGTAATATLATLAVVLPWADRPVPASTPLLGGAVALVLMAAARGVWRARQDRHHRPVPDAERCLVYGVDAASERLVRTLLRDPQSRYRPVGLLDDDPESRGLRLEGLRVLGGRERIGAAVRGTGARTVIFSMSGSEPRLLRDVRSRTLEAGAAFKVLPPVRELLDRPVAVTDVRDLQLNDLLGRAQRVAELAVERGGLAGRRVLVTGAGGSIGSELCRQIARCEPGELMMLDRDESALHALQMSLHGRALLDGPELILADIRDAEGIARVIADRQPDVVFHAAALKHLTMLQRHPGEAIKTNIWGTLNVLEACRDVAEFVNISTDKAANPTSVLGYSKRITERLTAYHAERLGGTYLSVRFGNVLSSRGSVLTAFQAQIRAGVPITVTHPDVTRYFMTVQEAVHLVLQAAVVGRGGEALVLDMGEPVRIADVARRLAAEADRPVDIVYTGLRPGEKLHEHLFGADEADSRPLHPLISHVRVPALDPDEVRGLDPYADPDELIKRLAALCETADASLPVLPGQR; encoded by the coding sequence ATGGATCGTGAAGCCACCGCCGCCGAGGACGCCGTACGACCACGGGGGCGGGTCACCCACCGGGTGGCCACCCTCTCCCTGTTAACGCTGGACACGGCCGCGTGGTGCGGCGGATTTCTCGGCGCGGCGTGGACCCGGTACGAATTCGCGCTGACCGCCGGCGCCGGCGCCCGGGTGCTCGCCGTTGCGCTCGGCTGCGCCGCGGTGTATGCGGTGCTCACCCTGGTCCGACTGCGGACGCACGGCCGGCACCCGATCGGCAGCGCCGGGGAGGCCCGCGGGCTGGCCGGCACGGCGGCGACCGCCACCCTCGCCACGCTCGCCGTCGTGCTGCCGTGGGCGGACCGGCCGGTGCCGGCCAGCACCCCGCTGCTCGGCGGCGCGGTCGCGCTCGTGCTGATGGCGGCGGCCCGGGGCGTCTGGCGGGCCCGCCAGGACCGGCACCACCGCCCGGTGCCCGACGCCGAGCGGTGCCTGGTCTACGGGGTGGACGCCGCCAGCGAGCGGCTGGTCCGGACGCTGCTGCGCGACCCGCAGAGCCGCTACCGCCCGGTCGGCCTCCTCGACGACGACCCGGAGAGCCGCGGGCTGCGCCTGGAGGGGCTGCGGGTGCTCGGCGGCCGGGAGCGGATCGGGGCGGCGGTGCGCGGCACCGGAGCGCGCACTGTCATCTTCTCGATGAGCGGCTCCGAGCCGAGGCTCCTGCGCGACGTGCGCTCCCGGACCCTCGAGGCCGGCGCCGCGTTCAAGGTGCTGCCACCCGTCCGCGAGCTGCTCGACCGCCCGGTCGCCGTGACCGACGTGCGGGACCTCCAGCTCAACGACCTGCTCGGCCGGGCGCAGCGGGTCGCCGAGCTGGCCGTCGAACGCGGCGGGCTGGCCGGCCGCCGCGTCCTGGTCACCGGCGCGGGCGGCTCGATCGGCTCCGAGCTGTGCCGGCAGATCGCCCGCTGCGAGCCGGGCGAGCTGATGATGCTGGACCGCGACGAGTCCGCGCTGCACGCCCTGCAGATGTCGCTGCACGGCCGGGCCCTGCTGGACGGCCCGGAGCTGATCCTGGCCGACATCCGGGACGCCGAGGGCATCGCGCGGGTGATCGCCGACCGGCAGCCCGACGTGGTCTTCCACGCCGCCGCACTCAAGCACCTCACCATGCTCCAGCGGCACCCCGGCGAGGCCATCAAGACCAACATCTGGGGCACCCTCAACGTGCTGGAGGCGTGCCGCGACGTCGCCGAGTTCGTCAACATCTCCACCGACAAGGCGGCCAACCCGACAAGCGTGCTCGGCTACTCGAAGCGGATCACCGAGCGGCTCACCGCGTACCACGCGGAGCGGCTGGGCGGGACCTACCTGAGCGTGCGGTTCGGCAACGTGCTGAGCAGCCGGGGGTCGGTGCTGACCGCGTTCCAGGCGCAGATCCGGGCCGGGGTGCCGATCACCGTCACGCACCCGGACGTCACCCGCTACTTCATGACCGTGCAGGAGGCGGTGCACCTCGTCCTCCAGGCGGCCGTCGTCGGCCGCGGCGGCGAGGCGCTGGTGCTCGACATGGGCGAGCCGGTCCGGATCGCGGACGTGGCGCGCCGGCTGGCCGCCGAGGCGGACCGCCCGGTCGACATCGTCTACACCGGGCTGCGCCCGGGCGAGAAGCTGCACGAGCACCTGTTCGGCGCCGACGAGGCGGACAGCCGCCCGTTGCACCCGCTGATCTCCCACGTCCGGGTGCCCGCGCTCGACCCCGACGAGGTGCGCGGCCTGGACCCGTACGCCGACCCGGACGAGCTGATCAAGCGGCTGGCCGCGCTCTGCGAGACGGCCGACGCGTCACTGCCGGTGCTGCCCGGGCAGCGCTGA
- a CDS encoding polysaccharide biosynthesis tyrosine autokinase, with protein sequence MDVLGYLRLVRRHWWIVLVTVMIALGAAALVTVRTAPRYEASVTFFVTTPSQGVTDAYQGSLFLQQRVKSYGDLLTSDRLAQSVVAEAPLGLTADQVQRRITTSTEAGTVLLKATVTDTDQTRALKTTETLSAKFVELVQKVETPPDGKAPPIKLEVVSGPRVTSSPVSPQPVRNLVIGGLLGLLLGAGLAVLRGLADVRMRDAAALQRVTGSPLLGEIPFESGAKAAPLIVGEAANSPRAEAVRKLRTNLRFVDVHEPARVIAVTSALQGEGKTTMACNTAIALAEAGWRVLLIDADLRRPKVGDYLGLDGGVGLTDVLVGDVQVGDVVQRWGDKSLLVLPSGATPPNPSELLGSKAMADLLVALRESADIVIIDTAPLLAVTDGVVVAVQADGALLVTQQGRTSRSQVAAAAHALHSVSVRLLGCVLNMAKVAKADAYQYEAYKVVVPAAPSVPTDRAGVARRGEPAAVGDHTQELTRLSR encoded by the coding sequence ATGGACGTGCTCGGCTACCTGCGCCTGGTCCGACGCCACTGGTGGATCGTGCTGGTCACGGTCATGATCGCCCTGGGTGCCGCCGCTCTGGTAACGGTCCGTACAGCGCCTCGTTACGAGGCGTCGGTGACCTTCTTCGTCACCACCCCGAGCCAGGGCGTCACCGACGCCTACCAGGGCAGCCTCTTCCTCCAGCAGCGGGTGAAGTCCTACGGTGACCTGCTCACCAGCGACCGGCTGGCGCAGAGCGTGGTCGCCGAGGCGCCGCTCGGGCTCACCGCCGACCAGGTGCAGCGCCGGATCACCACCTCCACCGAGGCCGGCACCGTGCTGCTGAAGGCGACCGTCACCGACACCGACCAGACCCGGGCGCTCAAGACCACCGAGACGCTCTCGGCCAAGTTCGTCGAGTTGGTGCAGAAGGTGGAGACCCCGCCGGACGGCAAGGCGCCGCCGATCAAGCTCGAAGTGGTGAGCGGTCCCCGGGTGACCTCCAGCCCGGTCTCGCCGCAGCCGGTGCGGAACCTGGTCATCGGCGGCCTGCTCGGGCTGCTGCTCGGGGCGGGGCTGGCCGTGCTGCGCGGGCTGGCCGACGTCCGGATGCGGGACGCCGCCGCGCTTCAGCGGGTGACCGGCAGCCCGCTGCTCGGCGAGATCCCGTTCGAGTCCGGCGCCAAGGCGGCCCCGCTGATCGTCGGCGAGGCGGCCAACTCCCCGCGCGCCGAGGCGGTCCGCAAGCTCCGGACCAACCTGCGCTTCGTCGACGTGCACGAACCCGCCCGCGTCATCGCGGTCACCAGCGCCCTCCAGGGCGAGGGGAAGACCACCATGGCCTGCAACACGGCCATCGCGCTGGCCGAGGCCGGCTGGCGGGTGCTGCTCATCGACGCCGACCTGCGGCGGCCGAAGGTCGGCGACTACCTCGGCCTGGACGGCGGGGTGGGGCTCACCGACGTGCTGGTCGGCGACGTCCAGGTCGGCGACGTGGTGCAGCGCTGGGGTGACAAGTCGCTGCTGGTGCTGCCCAGCGGCGCCACGCCGCCCAACCCCAGCGAGCTGCTCGGGTCCAAGGCGATGGCGGACCTGCTGGTGGCGCTGCGCGAGTCGGCGGACATCGTGATCATCGACACCGCGCCGCTGCTCGCGGTCACCGACGGCGTCGTGGTGGCCGTGCAGGCCGACGGCGCGCTGCTGGTCACCCAGCAGGGACGGACCTCCCGCAGCCAGGTGGCGGCCGCCGCCCACGCGCTGCACTCCGTCTCCGTGCGCCTGCTCGGCTGCGTGCTGAACATGGCCAAGGTGGCCAAGGCGGACGCCTACCAGTACGAGGCGTACAAGGTGGTCGTGCCTGCCGCCCCGTCCGTGCCCACCGACCGGGCCGGGGTGGCCCGGCGGGGGGAGCCGGCCGCCGTGGGCGACCACACCCAGGAACTCACCCGGCTGTCCCGATGA
- a CDS encoding low molecular weight phosphatase family protein: MVDGVLFVCHANMCRSPMAEFIARRLLRDLPVAVASAGTDALDGAPMHPYAIEVAAGTGADPAAFRTRRLRPEHLTRAGLVLTATRRQRSVCTALAPAALPRTFTLRQFARLAAAAAEAPEATEPAAPRADSPLRAAVAVAARARGRLQPATPDADDLRDPIGGSPADFRRCAEEIERSIRPVLALIGTAG, encoded by the coding sequence ATGGTCGACGGGGTGCTCTTCGTCTGCCACGCCAACATGTGCCGGTCACCGATGGCGGAGTTCATCGCCCGCCGGCTGCTGCGCGACCTGCCGGTCGCGGTGGCGAGCGCGGGCACCGACGCCCTGGACGGGGCACCCATGCACCCGTACGCCATCGAGGTGGCCGCCGGGACCGGGGCGGACCCGGCGGCGTTCCGCACCCGCCGGCTGCGCCCCGAGCACCTGACCCGGGCCGGCCTCGTCCTGACCGCGACCCGGCGGCAGCGTTCGGTCTGCACCGCGCTGGCACCGGCCGCGCTGCCCCGGACCTTCACGCTCCGCCAGTTCGCCCGGCTGGCCGCCGCCGCGGCGGAGGCCCCCGAGGCGACCGAGCCGGCCGCCCCGCGCGCGGACTCCCCGCTGCGCGCGGCGGTGGCGGTGGCCGCCCGCGCCCGGGGGCGGCTGCAACCCGCCACCCCCGACGCGGACGACCTGCGCGACCCGATCGGCGGCTCCCCCGCCGACTTCCGGCGCTGCGCCGAGGAGATCGAGCGGTCGATCCGACCGGTGCTCGCGCTCATCGGGACAGCCGGGTGA
- a CDS encoding glycosyltransferase family 4 protein, which produces MKIGILSYHFPPEPAFIPGSLAEELAARGHEVRVLTGFPDYPGGHVYPGWRQRWRHQTHSERLTVRRVPRYAGGDGSAKARMASWLSFAGSVALTGRRYLGDVDALYVFQLPAVTFAAAGLLRLLGRVPTVLHVQDVWPEEEPDRAGEARRWSGRLDATLRRIYQEAGAVAVTAPSMRDLVVAGGADPDRVRVVLNWTDERIFRPTEPSRAARRLIRRDDRCVVMHAGTIGVRQGLETAVRAAATLDDRMDLVLVGSGAEERRVRGLAAELGADNVRFVDRRSPLDMPELYAAADYQLVMLRDLPELRGMVPGKLQAALSCAAPVVASAGGDTVALVERARAGLSCPPEDWAALADRFWLASAIPPPARVDMGRRGRDAYLREMSLRAGVDRIERLLHEVSARAATARR; this is translated from the coding sequence ATGAAGATCGGCATCCTGTCGTACCACTTCCCGCCGGAGCCCGCGTTCATCCCGGGCAGCCTGGCCGAGGAGCTGGCCGCCCGCGGCCACGAGGTGCGGGTGCTCACCGGCTTCCCGGACTACCCGGGCGGGCACGTCTACCCGGGCTGGCGGCAACGCTGGCGGCACCAGACGCACAGCGAGCGGCTGACCGTCCGCCGGGTGCCCCGGTACGCCGGCGGTGACGGCTCCGCCAAGGCGCGGATGGCCAGCTGGCTCTCCTTCGCCGGCAGCGTGGCGCTGACCGGCCGGCGCTACCTCGGCGACGTCGACGCCCTGTACGTCTTCCAGCTCCCGGCGGTCACCTTCGCCGCGGCCGGCCTGCTGCGCCTGCTCGGCCGGGTGCCGACCGTGCTGCACGTGCAGGACGTCTGGCCGGAGGAGGAGCCGGACCGGGCGGGGGAGGCCCGCCGGTGGTCCGGCCGGCTGGACGCCACCCTGCGCCGGATCTACCAGGAGGCAGGCGCCGTCGCGGTCACCGCACCGTCCATGCGCGACCTCGTGGTCGCCGGGGGCGCCGACCCGGACCGGGTGCGGGTGGTGCTGAACTGGACCGACGAGCGGATCTTCCGCCCGACCGAGCCCAGCCGGGCCGCCCGGCGGCTGATCCGCCGGGACGACCGCTGCGTGGTGATGCACGCCGGGACGATCGGCGTACGCCAGGGGCTGGAGACCGCGGTGCGCGCGGCGGCCACGCTGGACGACCGGATGGACCTGGTCCTGGTCGGCTCGGGAGCCGAGGAGCGGCGGGTGCGGGGGCTCGCCGCCGAGCTCGGGGCCGACAACGTCCGGTTCGTCGACCGGCGGTCCCCGTTGGACATGCCGGAGCTGTACGCGGCGGCCGACTACCAGCTCGTCATGCTGCGTGACCTGCCGGAGCTGCGAGGCATGGTGCCCGGCAAGCTCCAGGCCGCGCTCTCCTGCGCCGCGCCGGTGGTCGCCTCGGCCGGCGGTGACACGGTGGCGCTTGTGGAGCGCGCCCGGGCCGGGCTGTCCTGCCCGCCGGAGGACTGGGCCGCGCTGGCGGACCGGTTCTGGCTCGCCTCGGCGATCCCGCCGCCGGCGCGGGTGGACATGGGTCGCCGGGGACGGGACGCCTACCTCCGGGAGATGTCGTTGCGGGCCGGCGTGGACCGGATCGAGCGGCTGCTGCACGAGGTCTCGGCACGCGCCGCGACCGCCCGCCGCTGA
- a CDS encoding DUF4012 domain-containing protein, with protein MTESGGSARRRRRSRRRSRARVRRVLLVGLVVVSVLLAAGGWVGFRGWQARAHLLNAAGLAQELSTQVVGGDVARAQRTLAALQEQAAAARGATGDPAWWLGQQAPYAGDDLAAVRQIAVAVDDLARLAFPTLLRLDLASLVPKEGKLDLGRLRGASAELSVADQAVRRNGERLRAVSTDDLVGQVRDAVAGLRTELDRLGELTAAADQGARLLPALLGADGPRSYLLVSQNPAELRATGGMFGAHAVLRAEGGRIRMSGQASAGSLRSFDPPLPVSEEMRRLWKDLPGTFPADVNLSPDFPTAAALYREMVRRRTGTAVDGVLAVDPLVLSYLLGVLGPVTVPGRPSLAGSSVVRTLLSDAYRTLDNKAQDSYFAQAASAVFDALFTRAVNPRSLLTVFNRSITERRILFWSVHPTEQRVLGDSQLAGKLREKDTVPTVGVFLNDGSGAKLGYYLRFSATVTVGDCQPDGRRELRLRVTVHSTAPKSGLAESVTGLALSGDPYTARTFVSVYSPTGGAVLGGRLDGRDTAMGSGTAGSRQVTVANVEVKPGRTRTLDVTLLTGTTSAGTAELVLTPTVTPWTTQVVSAPSCDQ; from the coding sequence GTGACGGAAAGCGGTGGGTCGGCCCGCCGGCGGCGGCGCTCCCGGCGCCGCAGCCGGGCCCGCGTACGCCGGGTGCTGCTCGTCGGGCTTGTCGTCGTCTCGGTGCTGCTGGCCGCCGGCGGGTGGGTCGGGTTCCGCGGCTGGCAGGCCCGGGCGCACCTGCTCAACGCGGCCGGGCTGGCCCAGGAGTTGAGCACGCAGGTGGTCGGCGGCGACGTGGCCCGGGCCCAGCGCACCCTCGCCGCGCTCCAGGAGCAGGCCGCCGCCGCCCGCGGCGCCACCGGCGACCCGGCCTGGTGGCTGGGCCAGCAGGCCCCGTACGCCGGCGACGACCTGGCCGCCGTGCGCCAGATCGCGGTGGCCGTGGACGACCTGGCCCGGCTCGCCTTCCCCACCCTGCTCCGCCTCGACCTCGCCTCGCTGGTGCCGAAGGAGGGAAAGCTCGACCTGGGCCGCCTACGCGGCGCGTCCGCCGAGCTCTCCGTCGCCGACCAGGCGGTGCGGCGGAACGGTGAGCGCCTGCGCGCCGTGTCCACCGACGACCTGGTGGGGCAGGTCCGGGATGCCGTCGCCGGGTTGCGCACCGAGTTGGACCGGCTGGGGGAGCTCACCGCCGCCGCGGATCAGGGCGCCCGGCTGCTGCCCGCGCTGCTCGGCGCCGACGGTCCCCGCAGCTACCTGCTGGTCTCCCAGAACCCGGCCGAGTTGCGCGCGACCGGGGGCATGTTCGGCGCGCACGCGGTGCTGCGGGCCGAGGGCGGTCGGATCCGGATGTCCGGCCAGGCCAGCGCGGGCAGTCTGCGGTCGTTCGACCCGCCGTTGCCGGTGAGCGAGGAGATGCGGCGCCTCTGGAAGGACCTGCCCGGGACGTTCCCCGCGGACGTCAACCTCAGCCCGGACTTCCCGACCGCGGCCGCGCTCTACCGGGAGATGGTCCGCCGGCGCACCGGCACGGCGGTGGACGGCGTGCTCGCCGTCGATCCGCTGGTGCTGTCGTACCTGCTCGGCGTGCTCGGGCCGGTCACCGTGCCGGGCCGGCCGAGCCTGGCCGGCAGCAGCGTGGTCCGGACCCTGCTCAGCGACGCCTACCGGACCCTCGACAACAAGGCGCAGGACTCCTACTTCGCGCAGGCCGCGTCCGCGGTGTTCGACGCCCTCTTCACCAGGGCGGTGAATCCCCGGTCTCTTTTGACCGTTTTCAACCGTTCTATTACCGAACGACGGATATTGTTCTGGAGTGTCCATCCCACGGAGCAGCGCGTCCTCGGCGACAGCCAGTTGGCGGGGAAGCTCCGCGAGAAGGACACCGTGCCCACTGTCGGCGTGTTCCTCAACGACGGCAGCGGCGCGAAGCTCGGCTACTACCTCAGGTTCTCGGCAACCGTGACGGTCGGCGACTGCCAGCCGGACGGGCGCCGTGAGCTGCGGCTACGGGTCACGGTTCACTCCACCGCCCCGAAGTCGGGTCTGGCCGAGTCGGTCACCGGCCTCGCGCTCTCCGGCGATCCGTACACCGCCCGCACCTTCGTGTCGGTGTACAGCCCGACCGGAGGGGCGGTGCTCGGCGGCCGGCTGGACGGCCGGGACACCGCGATGGGCAGCGGGACCGCAGGTAGCCGCCAGGTGACCGTGGCGAACGTGGAGGTCAAGCCGGGACGTACCCGGACCCTCGACGTCACCCTGCTCACCGGCACGACGAGCGCCGGCACGGCCGAGCTGGTGCTCACACCCACCGTCACCCCATGGACCACCCAAGTTGTTTCCGCACCAAGCTGTGATCAGTAG
- a CDS encoding protein-tyrosine phosphatase family protein has product MHGTPQWTDRTGLLALPGGATVRGRRIASAASPADFALLLAPGPTPAWPARRIRWPDFWLPLDRADALDALREARRRAYAGERVEVACHGGVGRTGTALAALAVLDGLAPAQAVAWVRERYHPRAVETPWQRRWLRRVG; this is encoded by the coding sequence ATGCACGGGACACCGCAGTGGACGGACCGGACCGGACTGCTGGCGCTGCCCGGCGGCGCCACCGTACGCGGGCGGCGGATCGCGTCGGCGGCCTCGCCCGCCGACTTCGCCCTGCTGCTGGCGCCCGGCCCGACGCCGGCCTGGCCGGCCCGCAGGATCCGCTGGCCCGACTTCTGGCTGCCGCTGGATCGCGCCGACGCGCTCGACGCGCTGCGGGAGGCGCGGCGCCGGGCGTACGCGGGGGAGCGGGTCGAGGTCGCCTGCCACGGCGGCGTCGGCCGGACCGGCACCGCCCTCGCCGCGCTGGCCGTCCTGGACGGCCTCGCTCCCGCGCAGGCGGTGGCCTGGGTCCGCGAGCGCTACCACCCCCGGGCGGTGGAGACCCCGTGGCAGCGCCGGTGGCTGCGCCGGGTCGGCTGA
- a CDS encoding D-alanyl-D-alanine carboxypeptidase family protein, producing MRARVLAASTVVALLVTGAPTPADAAPPVTAAGAAVPCPRMPAPKVTRPPRPTPPPSVPEQRAVGGEALATEGLITAPGSPAPPAVTATTWLVADLDTGAVLGACGPHEYGTPASTQKLLLAATLLNRIDPKQVATATRADLDIERGSSAVGLLVGGRYAVETLWLGLLLQSGNDAANMLARLGAGSARAGVAQMNAEAHRLGALQTHAVTPSGLDGPGQFTSAYDLALIARACFADARFRRYALTERAQIPAQPALKAGGFQIQNENQLIYRYPGALGGKTGFTELARHSYVGAAERGGRRLVVTLLGAEARPVRGWQQGAQLLDWGFSLPRDASVGRLVEPGELDAERAAPSGSPAAVRPTPPAQWRGPAGTALRRMADGDWRVIVPTAGLLALVVGGLAAVLAARRGRSRGAGRRRA from the coding sequence ATGAGAGCCCGGGTCCTGGCCGCCAGCACCGTCGTCGCCCTGCTCGTCACCGGGGCCCCGACCCCGGCGGACGCCGCGCCGCCGGTGACCGCCGCCGGGGCGGCGGTGCCCTGTCCCCGGATGCCGGCGCCGAAGGTGACCCGGCCGCCGCGCCCCACCCCACCGCCGTCGGTGCCCGAACAGCGGGCCGTCGGCGGGGAGGCGCTGGCCACCGAGGGCCTGATCACCGCACCCGGCAGCCCGGCGCCGCCAGCGGTCACGGCCACCACCTGGCTGGTCGCCGACCTGGACACCGGCGCCGTGCTCGGCGCCTGCGGCCCGCACGAGTACGGCACCCCGGCGAGCACCCAGAAGCTGCTGCTGGCCGCCACCCTCCTGAACCGGATCGATCCGAAGCAGGTGGCCACCGCGACCCGGGCCGACCTGGACATCGAGCGGGGCAGCTCGGCCGTCGGCCTCCTCGTCGGCGGCCGGTACGCGGTGGAGACGCTCTGGTTGGGGCTGCTGCTCCAGTCCGGCAACGACGCGGCGAACATGTTGGCCCGGCTCGGCGCCGGCAGCGCCCGCGCCGGCGTGGCCCAGATGAACGCCGAGGCGCACCGGCTGGGCGCCCTCCAGACCCACGCGGTGACCCCCTCCGGGCTGGACGGCCCCGGTCAGTTCACCAGCGCGTACGACCTGGCGTTGATCGCCCGCGCCTGCTTCGCCGACGCGCGGTTCCGCCGCTACGCGCTCACCGAGCGGGCCCAGATCCCGGCCCAGCCCGCGCTCAAGGCCGGTGGTTTCCAGATCCAGAACGAGAACCAGCTGATCTACCGCTACCCCGGCGCGCTCGGCGGCAAGACCGGCTTCACCGAGCTGGCCCGGCACAGCTACGTCGGCGCCGCCGAGCGCGGGGGCCGCCGGCTCGTGGTCACGCTGCTCGGCGCCGAGGCCCGCCCGGTACGCGGCTGGCAGCAGGGCGCCCAGCTGCTCGACTGGGGCTTCTCGCTGCCCCGGGACGCCTCGGTCGGCCGGCTGGTCGAGCCCGGCGAACTGGACGCCGAGCGGGCCGCCCCCAGCGGCTCCCCGGCGGCGGTCCGCCCCACGCCGCCGGCACAGTGGCGCGGGCCGGCCGGGACCGCGCTGCGCCGGATGGCCGACGGCGACTGGCGGGTCATCGTGCCCACCGCCGGCCTGCTCGCCCTCGTCGTCGGCGGGCTGGCGGCGGTGCTGGCCGCCCGCCGGGGCCGCTCCCGCGGGGCCGGCCGCCGCCGCGCCTGA
- a CDS encoding lysylphosphatidylglycerol synthase transmembrane domain-containing protein, producing MRDSRPSSGGLARALHITPRNVFLLVMLGLLVHFLLPQLGQVRTALSALRHADPLAVTGALLAAAATYLFSALALRLAVPAPMPLGRTVAVQVAATFVNGIAPGALGGAALSLRYLHRQGLTVPAAATAVAVSRVAGVLGVALLLPVLLPFARGTRRHLVDAAAGRALAVLLTVLAVLVAVAVALAVPRWRARLRAARRQVADALHALVRGGRLVPLLTVSVALTLAYAVALWLALLAVGLPATAALLAPVVLVSVLGEGVATAAPTPGGLGATEAALVSGLLLYGVPTGTAVAGVLIYRLATFWLPVLPGYAALRVLVRRGAV from the coding sequence ATGCGGGACAGCCGGCCGTCCTCCGGCGGCCTGGCGCGAGCCCTGCACATCACCCCGCGGAACGTGTTCCTGCTGGTCATGCTGGGTCTCCTGGTGCACTTCCTGCTGCCGCAGCTCGGCCAGGTACGCACCGCGCTGAGCGCCCTCCGGCACGCCGATCCGCTGGCGGTGACCGGCGCCCTGCTCGCCGCGGCTGCCACCTACCTGTTCAGCGCGCTCGCGCTGCGGCTCGCCGTCCCCGCCCCGATGCCGCTCGGCCGCACGGTCGCCGTCCAGGTGGCCGCCACCTTCGTCAACGGGATCGCGCCCGGCGCGCTCGGCGGCGCGGCCCTGAGCCTGCGCTACCTGCACCGGCAGGGGCTGACCGTGCCCGCGGCGGCCACCGCGGTCGCCGTGAGCCGGGTCGCCGGGGTGCTCGGCGTCGCCCTGCTGCTGCCCGTCCTGCTGCCGTTCGCCCGGGGGACCCGCCGGCACCTGGTCGACGCGGCGGCCGGCCGCGCGCTGGCCGTCCTGCTCACCGTGCTCGCCGTGCTGGTGGCCGTCGCCGTGGCGCTGGCCGTACCCCGGTGGCGGGCGCGGCTCCGCGCGGCCCGGCGCCAGGTCGCGGACGCGCTGCACGCGCTGGTCCGGGGCGGCCGGCTCGTGCCGCTGCTGACCGTGAGCGTGGCGCTGACCCTGGCCTACGCCGTCGCGCTCTGGCTGGCCCTGCTCGCCGTCGGCCTGCCCGCCACGGCGGCCCTGCTCGCGCCGGTGGTGCTGGTGTCCGTGCTGGGGGAAGGGGTGGCCACCGCCGCGCCGACCCCCGGCGGGCTCGGCGCCACCGAGGCCGCCCTGGTCTCCGGCCTGCTGCTCTACGGCGTCCCGACCGGAACCGCGGTCGCCGGGGTGCTGATCTACCGGCTCGCCACCTTCTGGCTGCCCGTGCTCCCCGGCTACGCGGCGCTACGCGTGCTCGTGCGCCGCGGCGCGGTCTGA